Genomic DNA from Eleutherodactylus coqui strain aEleCoq1 chromosome 8, aEleCoq1.hap1, whole genome shotgun sequence:
ACCTTCCTATCCCTATGGTTGTCATCATccaagtccctagtttaaacactcctccaacattCTAACCATCTTATTCCCCAGCACAGATaccccctccccattaagatgcagcccatccctatggtataacctgtagccaacagcaaagtcatccCAGTTCTCCATGAAACCAAACCTCTCCTTCCTACAGAACTCTGAAGCCACTgggtatcacacaactgaaagaagcagtccaaaaccaaaaaacatggagggagggagcctctagggttgccgagggtcatgaatgactaaatggctaacaacaacaacaaagaaCATCCAATGCACcatttgtacatttttatgtTATCAAAAATGACCTTCCCTAATATTGTCCTCCAAAGATTTCGGTTGTGGTTTTTCAATTGAGTACCCAAATGCAGAATTCCTGGTTTAAGAGCGAATGAAATATGGTGGGGGCCCGTGGTGAacatttgcacccaggcccaataGCCTGTTGCTACGGTTCTAGATGTGGTCCTATTACTCTGTATTTGTGACCCCTTACCTGCATATTAGGATGGGGACAATGAAGTCGGAGTAGTTTGGGTTCAGATCCGCATGTACCACCCTTTTCATCATGGTTGTGAAGTTATCCATCCAGGTCACCCTCTCACCGATGGGGATGAAGTTTCCTGTAAAGAGTCAAATACACAGTAGGTGACTATGTCCCGGTTATATTCTTAGTCCAGGCTTCTACTAGGTTCAGTTCTGGCTGAGCGGCTGCAGGTGAAAGTGAAAGGGTATAACACCCAAATGTAGACGGGAAAGAGGGACAACATAGTGATACCCCCACTGATGCTATGAGTAAGAACTGTTGTGCGGGTTCACTGAAAGGCTCTTGGATTTGGAGTGCTGCCTAAGCCTTCTATGTGTGTGATACAAGGACTTTGGAACAAGTCTGATCGGCCATGTGCCAACCTATACTATGGAATTATCCAGTGCTACCTTTCCCTATATATGCTATATATGACAAGATCTCCACTTGTGATAAGGAAATTTTGAATTTCTGTTTTAGATATTATTTTCTCATGAAGTGGTTCTCTGTATTCATCATTTATACCTGTGGTCAATAGTTCCTCCATGTACCATCACTATACCCTCTGCATGTCACCTCTATCGTAGAATGCATTGCAGGGTGTAATAAGATAAACTTTACAATTCTGTATTCATATTAATGTATTTAGTGTTTACTCACCGAGTTGAGCATAAATTTCTGCTCTCTCAAAGCTTTCCATGGCGGAGAAGCCCCTGTTGTCCACGATGGTGATGTTCTCGGTGAGCTTGTAGGCTTTCCTTATCCTAGTCTTGGCTCCGTCATCCTGAATGTGTCCAGGCTCAGCATGTTCTATAAATTCTTCTCCATCATCAATGATGTACTTACAGGAGTTAATGAAGGAGGATTTCCCATGACCAGTGAGACCAAAGAGCTGCAGGAGAACCCGGTTGTATCCCTGATTACAGTAAGGCCCATCATCCAGACTAAAGTTAAGGATATATTTTTGTAGCTCAACGTTGTCCATTTCTTATCGGCAGttctctcttcttccctcttgtCTTTATGTTCAGTGTCCTTTGAGTATAAAGCATCAGCTTTCATCTACGCACTTCTTTATGCCTCCACAGCTGAAATACTTTCACTTTTATATTCATTGAGGGCGTTTATAGGAAGCTGAAAACAAAATTTCCAGCAATAGCAGCACTTCATAAATCTGGCCAGTTCTCAGCATCTGAGTGATCCTTTTATCTGCATTCACTGGGATTGTAAGGAGCGCGAACTGGACACTTGGCATTTAGCAGTATTTGACCTACAGTTCTATCATTTATTCATGGTTATCTATCTTTTAATAGTGTTTAAAGGGATAGTGCTCGGACGATGTATATAAAATGGAGTAGAAAATGGAATAAATAGAAGGTGGGACTCACCCAAAAGTTTGCAGTTTTAACCCTATGCATAGGGCCAGCCGCAAACTAAGATTGCGTCCCAGAGACGATACTTTGAATTCAAATGCTTCAAATCCCAGTGTTTCCCAGATCCACCTCAGGTGGAGAGCAAGACCATCAGACACTAGACAGCAATGAATAGCAATCCAGGGGTAGACATATAAGTAGAAAAAAATGATCAGATTCTCATG
This window encodes:
- the LOC136577706 gene encoding uncharacterized protein, coding for MDNVELQKYILNFSLDDGPYCNQGYNRVLLQLFGLTGHGKSSFINSCKYIIDDGEEFIEHAEPGHIQDDGAKTRIRKAYKLTENITIVDNRGFSAMESFERAEIYAQLGNFIPIGERVTWMDNFTTMMKRVVHADLNPNYSDFIVPILICSAEHIPSDPEREKLKSFLKNCVIMTGIFPIVVISKKESGVVKNIKEMFNLMGSKVMIPIENYTKEDHAKTQGKTEGILTIIHRALEEVTTRLGERRNSAEDRVQRKEFLLEYIHKAELELQRRREEEKRKKEQNRSRPCRFL